Genomic DNA from Chryseobacterium shigense:
AGTTCTCTTTCGATTTCTAATTCTTTATCAATAGTTGCCTGAGAAACCTGAGTTTCATCAAGAGCGATAGGGTTCATCGCAGCAACCTGCATAGAAACAGATTTAGCAGCTTCGTCAGCTCCGTCTACTTTAGCAGAAAGTGCAGTGATAGCAGCAATTTTGTTTCCAGCGTGGATATAAGCTCCCAGGAATGGTCCTTCAATTCTTTCGAAAGTACCGATCTCGATTTTTTCACCGATAACACCTGTCTGCTCGATTAATTTATCAGCAACTGTGATTCCGTGGAAATCTGTAGCTAAAAGCTCTTCTTTAGTAGCAGCGAAGATAGCCATTTCAGCTAATTCGTAAGCAAGTTCAATGAAAGCTTCATTTTTAGCAACGAAGTCAGTTTCGCAGTTTAGAGAGATGATAGCCCCTAAAGTGTTATCTTCGTTTACTCTGGCGATAACAGCACCTTCAGCAGACTCTCTGTCAGCTCTGTTAGCAGCTACTTTCTGTCCTTTTTTTCTAAGGATATCTACTGCTTTTTCGAAGTCTCCTTCTGCTTCAACTAGAGCTTTCTTGCAGTCCATCATACCTGCACCTGTTTGGTTTCTTAATTTTGCTACATCTGCAGCAGCTGGTGTATAAGACATAATATGTATTATTTTTTTATTTAAGATTAGTATTAATTTTTAGCTTAATTTTAAAGCAGTGCAAAGATAATGATTTTAATGATAAACTAAAAAATGACTTTTCACGTTATTGATATATTTAATACTATTTTAAAGACCTGATTAATGAAAAAAATATTTCTACTTATATTTCTATGCGTTTTTGCCTTGGGTTTCTCCCAAAAAAAGAAGAAATCGAAATCCAAAGCCGTAGTTGAAAAAGAAACGGTAATCATTTATACAGAACAGGATGCCGAAGCATCAAAAGAGGCCAGGGTAATTGCAGGCTTCCTGAAACAGAATCCCGGCCACGCCAAAACAGATTATTTTAAAAGAAAGCTTATTGAGATGATTATGGCTGACAATTCTCCTGAAGCCAAACCTACGATTAAACCTATCAGTAAAGAGAAAATAGAAAAAATAGTTCAGAACAATGAACTGAACAGTGGTAAAGTGATGGCTGCCAATAAAGCATCTGCTGAAAGTAACAGCAAGAACACAGATAAAGTAAATGATGCTATAAACGCTTTGAAAGAAGAGAGGCTGGCAAGCTATGCTTCGACAAACTCTGCCAAAACTGCCGGTGTTGCCAAATCAGGACCTAGTGAGGCCAATAAGAAAACGGCAGCAATGCTTACCCATCTTTTTAATAATGATATAAATAAAAATGAGGCTTATGTCAATATTAAGAACAAATCAAGCTGTAATCTGGTGATAAAGATCAGCGGAAAAAAATATTATAATTTAACTGTTCCTGCAAAAGGACAGAATTTTATCCTGATTGATAAGGGTGAATATGTACTGACCACCATGGTGTGCGATGCAAAATATTCGTCAATCAAGAAAGTGACCCAGGATATTGAAATTGCTCTTAATGTAGCTGAGTAATATAAATTAAAACTGAACTATAAACAAAAACGGCTAAGAAATTTCTTAGCCGTTTTGTTTTTTTATCCTTTAAACTGTCCCATCGCAATGAATTTCTCCTGTCTCTGGGTTTCAAGTTCCTGTCCTGAGAACTTTGAAAAAGCTTTGATATTCTGTAAAATTGAATGTTTAAGGTTCAGGTAAGCAGCTTCCGGATCATACTGAGCACCTCCAAGCGGTTCTTCGATAATCCCGTCAATGAATTTTTCTCTTAAAGCATCTTTTGGAGTAAGGTTCAATGCATTGGCTGCATCTTCTTTGTGATCCCAGTTTCTCCATAAGATGGAAGAGCAGCTTTCCGGTGCAATTACGGTGTACCATGTGTTTTCAAGCATGTATACTTTGTTTCCTACGCCTATCCCCAAAGCTCCGCCGCTTGCTCCTTCACCAATGATATAGGTGAAAATAGGAGTTTTAAGCTGAACCATTTCGAAAATATTTCTGGCGATAGCTTCTCCCTGGCCTCTTTCTTCAGCTTCTAATCCAGGATAAGCTCCCGGTGTATCTACTAAAGTTACTACAGGGATTTTGAATTTTTCAGCAAGCTTCATCAGTCGTAAAGCTTTTCTGTATCCTTCAGGATTCGGCATTCCGAATCTTCTGTACTGTCTTTCTTTGGTTGTTCTCCCTTTCTGGGTTCCTATGATCATTATCTTCTGACCGTCCAATGTAGCCAATCCGCCAATCATTGCAGGGTCGTCTGCGAAATTTCTGTCTCCGTGAAGTTCCAGGAAACTTCCTTTATCCACCATTCCGTTGATATAGTCTAATGTATAAGGACGATCCGGGTGACGGGATAATTGTACTCTTTGCCAAGGGGTAAGATTTCCGTAGATTTCTTTTTTCTTTTCCAGAATCTTATCCTCGATCTGGCTGCATGCTAATTTTACATCAACACCACTTTCTTCTCCTACCAAAGAGCAAGTCTGAAGTTGGTCCATCAGATCTTTTATAGGAAGCTCGAAACTTAAATATTCCATTTCTTGAAGTAAATTAAATCTTTCAAATTTATGAAAAATTATGAAAAACTATTTAAAATTATTGATAGCATTGTTTATTCGGGAGATAGTTTCCTCTTTTCCAAGAAGTTCCATGATGTCGGGAACGTCCGGGCCTTTCAGTTCTCCTACCAAAGATAAACGTAACGGCATCATTACTTTTCCCATCCCCAGGCCTTTGTTTTCCGCAAAATCATGAACTGCCTGCTTTAATGTTTCTGAGGTAAATTCAGTAGTGTTAAGATTTTCTGCCAATTCACCTAAAATGGCAGAAGTTTCTTCGTTCCATGCTTTTTTCGATGCTTTTTCATCATAAGAAACCGGAGCTTCGAAGAAAAATTTCCCGTTTTCGTAAATGTCTTTCGGAAACGTAGCTCTTTCTTTCATCAAACCGATGATCTTTATCAGTTTTTTATCAGAAATACCGGAAAGGTTAAGATCCGTATTCTTTAAGATCTGAAGAAGTTCTTCGGCAGATTTCATCTGGATATACTGATGGTTGAACCACTCGGATTTTTCCTTGCTGAATCTGGCACCTGCCTTATGTACTTTGTGAAGATCAAATTCTTTGCACATTTCGTCCAGCGACAGTATTTCTTTGTCATCTGCAGGAGACCATCCCAGAAGGGCAACCATATTGATGAATGCATCGGGAAGGTATCCGTTTTCCCTGTATCCTTTAGAAACGGTTCCTGTAGCGGGATCTTTGAAATCCAGCGGGAATACCGGGAACCCGAACTTGTCACCGTCTCTTTTGCTTAATTTTCCTTTTCCTTCAGGCTTTAAAATAAGTGAAAGGTGGGCGAACTGAGGCGCTTCCCAACCCATTGCTTCGTATAGTAAAGTGTGAAGTCCTAAAGAGGGCAGCCATTCTTCTCCACGGATTACGTGGGAAATTTCCATTTCGTGGTCATCAATGATGTTGGCAAAATGGTAAGTAGGCATTCCATCGTTCTTTACAAGAACTTTATCGTCTAATGTATTGGTATTTACTGCAGATTTTCCGCGGATGATGTCTTCCAGATTCAGGATTCTGTCTACCGGCATTTTGAATCTTACTACGTAAGGTGTTTTTTCGTCCAGTAATTGCTGAACTTCCTCTTCGGAAAGCGCAATACTGTTTCTCAGCCTGTTTCTTGTTTTGTTGTCATAAGAGAAAACGTCTCCTTTTGCCTCAAATTCTGCACGGATGGCATCCAGTTCTTCCGGTGTATCGAAAGCGATGTAGGCATAATCTGTTTTCAGGATCTGCTCTGTATATCTGTCGTAGATGTCTCTTCTTTCGGATTGTCTGTAAGGGGCAAATTTCCCTCCTTTCTTAGGACTTTCATCAGGAATGATGCCGCACCATTCTAGAGCTTCTTCAATATATTCTTCAGCTCCTTCTACATATCTTGCCGTATCTGTATCTTCAATACGAAGTACAAATTCACCTCCCTGGTTTTTGGCAAAAAGATAATCATATAATGCGGTTCTTACGCCTCCCAAATGCAAAGGTCCTGTAGGACTTGGAGCAAAACGGACTCTTACTTTCTCCATTTCAATAAAAATTTTGTGCAAATTTACTTAAAATTACCCGAGTTCAGGTGAATAAAATTAAGATTAAAGGGCCGGAAGCTTGAAGAAAGGGGGATGTTTGTAGCTGGATGCTAAATTTTAGCAGTTATGAGTGATTATAAAATAGGAAAGTGGTTCAAAAACAGTAGTATTTTACATTCATTCAATTTTTATAAAAAATACATTTTGTGTACCACGGATTTCACAGATTTGCACAGATGATTGTGTATAATTCTAGTACTTTTAATAAAGTATAACATAAAGATCAATGCAAATCAGTGGTTGAAATTTTGTGTATTTTTGTCTATATCAGTATGAAAAATAATAAAATTGTTTTATACTTATTTAAGCATCAGCAGTTTAAAGAATAAAATGGGATTTTTGTACTTGACTCTGTATTTTTCTTTCTTCCATTCTTTTCGCAAATATTGTTTTTCAGACTCTGAAGTTGTTTCGGAGAGGAGAATTTCGTATTTAAAATGGATAAGTTTAAGCCTGTATTTTTTATAAAGCTCTTTATCGGCTTTTATATAATCGATGTATTTATAGGTAACTTTCTCGTAAGAGTCTTTCATCAGCTTCCAGTTTCTTGAAAGGCTTGTGGAGAGTATCCTGTAGTAAAATAGCTTTTTATCAATGAATCCTATTTTAAAACCTTTGGATGTTAACCTCAGATTCATATCCCAGTCTTCAGTATTGATGCTTTCATCAAAAGGGTATTGTACCAGAAGATCTCTTTTTACAAATGTTCCTACATTGGCTGTTTTGTTTTCAGAAACGTTTTCATGAAAAAAATTGTCAAGGCTATCGATGATGTGTTTTTTTTCTTTAGGAGTGTAGGCATCTGTAGTTTTATCTTCTGCCTGATAATATTTATACCCATCAGAAAGAATAAAATCTATTGGATTTTTCTGAATATAAGATACTTTTTCAGAAAGGCTGTCTTCCGTGTACCAGTCATCTCCGGAAAGCAGGGAAATATACTCACCTGAAGCATGTGAAACCGCAATGTTGATATTTTTTGCCACACCAAAGTTTTCCGTATTCCTGATCATTTCATAATGCTGCCCGAATTTTGAAAGCACTTTTTCTGCATTTTCAAATGTCCTGTCTCTGGAGGCATTATCCAAAAAAATGATCTCATAATTGGGGTAGGTCTGTGAAATGGCTGATACGCATGCCTGCTTTATGAACTTTTCATGGTTCATGGTGATGATAATGAGGCTTACAAGCGGCGGAGTATTCATTGTTTAAAGATACTGATTTAGAGATGATGAGTTTAATTACTGTAAACAGTAAAATATTTTGTCTTTCTGATTACTTTTTTTTGTTTCATCAGTTCAAGGGTTATTGAGCTGATGAAAAAACCTTCTTTATAATAAGGGAAAAGACTGTTGTCTACTGCTATTGTATTTCTTTTGAATTTTTGAAGATCAGATTTCCAGCTGGGATATTCAACATCCATTTCCCAGGAGGCGCGGTTTAAATAGCTTACGTTAATAATATCCAAAAGGGGTGATGCTGGTAAGAATATAACATCTTTATGCAATTTATTTATCTGCTGTGCTTCCAGAATATAGGAATATTCTTTTTCTGAAACCAACAGCCCTGAAACTGCCGGGATGTTTTTAATAAAGAGGTGTTTAGGGGTAAGACTTTCAGAGGAATAGGGGTACTTACTTCTGTATATTGAAAAGACGGTTAATATGATTCCCCATAATGGTAAGAATAACCGGTCTTGTTTTTCTATAAATCTGTAAAGAAGAATTAAAATAAAAAAAGCGGGTGTATTATATCCCCAGGAAATAGAAGAGCACCATCCCAGGAACAGTAATAAAAATATAAATTTATTTTGCCGTTCGTACTTTAGAAATAAGATGAATAAGAAGACATACAAAACATAAGCTCCCTTGAATTGGCCGCTATTAAAAAAAGGATATATGATAAAAACGGGCAATATGATAATCAAGAGTATTTCAAATACTTTTCTGTTAATGTTTATGAAATAGATCAGGATCAGGGAAAGGATATAAAGTACAGTAAGAAAATTCTTTTCAAAGAAGAGATAAGGAGCTATGCAGCCTTCATAAAGATAAGACGGTGAAGCAGAATGTAAAACCTGTTCTGCAAATAAGTTAAAATTTTCAATAATCCTGTATTGAAACAGTACTGCAATTAAAAATAAAAAGGAAGGAATAAATACGTAAAGATCTTTTTTTGTAATTACCGGTTTTTTAAACAGATCAATCATGATAATGAGGGATGCACCCAGTCCGAAAATAGCGAACGATTGTTTGGTAAGTGATGCAAATACAATAAAAAGAAGTGCGCTCAGATACCATTTTTTTTTATAAAACAGTAATGCAAGCACAGAAAAGAAAATTCCATCTATAGTATGCCATGGCATAACAGGAAAAGTATGGAGAAAACATAATGTCAGAAATACAGTAGTGTACAGATCTTCTCTGTCAAAAACAAGCTTCTGTATAACCCGACAGATGATAAAGCTTTCTATAATGACAAGAATCCTGGAAATTAAAATTGAATAATCAAACTGCAACGGAATATACTTCAGAAGATAATCCCAAAAAATAACCCCAAAAAAAGGGCGGATAAAATCGAAATCCTTGTAAATAACCTGTCCCGCTTTTAACCTTCCTACTGCAGACAATTGAAATCCTAAGTCAGCCTGGTTAATGGAGTAAACACTTATGAAAACAAAATACAGGCCTGATAAAAATAATATTCCGTACGAGAAAATCTGTTTTTTATTATAAGCCGTTGTTAAATT
This window encodes:
- the tsf gene encoding translation elongation factor Ts, with protein sequence MSYTPAAADVAKLRNQTGAGMMDCKKALVEAEGDFEKAVDILRKKGQKVAANRADRESAEGAVIARVNEDNTLGAIISLNCETDFVAKNEAFIELAYELAEMAIFAATKEELLATDFHGITVADKLIEQTGVIGEKIEIGTFERIEGPFLGAYIHAGNKIAAITALSAKVDGADEAAKSVSMQVAAMNPIALDETQVSQATIDKELEIERELLTKEGKPENIIDNILKGKMQRFYKDNTLVHQSFIKDAGISVADYVKSVNGDLKVTGFVRVALA
- a CDS encoding DUF6759 domain-containing protein, with product MKKIFLLIFLCVFALGFSQKKKKSKSKAVVEKETVIIYTEQDAEASKEARVIAGFLKQNPGHAKTDYFKRKLIEMIMADNSPEAKPTIKPISKEKIEKIVQNNELNSGKVMAANKASAESNSKNTDKVNDAINALKEERLASYASTNSAKTAGVAKSGPSEANKKTAAMLTHLFNNDINKNEAYVNIKNKSSCNLVIKISGKKYYNLTVPAKGQNFILIDKGEYVLTTMVCDAKYSSIKKVTQDIEIALNVAE
- a CDS encoding acetyl-CoA carboxylase carboxyltransferase subunit alpha, with the translated sequence MEYLSFELPIKDLMDQLQTCSLVGEESGVDVKLACSQIEDKILEKKKEIYGNLTPWQRVQLSRHPDRPYTLDYINGMVDKGSFLELHGDRNFADDPAMIGGLATLDGQKIMIIGTQKGRTTKERQYRRFGMPNPEGYRKALRLMKLAEKFKIPVVTLVDTPGAYPGLEAEERGQGEAIARNIFEMVQLKTPIFTYIIGEGASGGALGIGVGNKVYMLENTWYTVIAPESCSSILWRNWDHKEDAANALNLTPKDALREKFIDGIIEEPLGGAQYDPEAAYLNLKHSILQNIKAFSKFSGQELETQRQEKFIAMGQFKG
- the gltX gene encoding glutamate--tRNA ligase, with product MEKVRVRFAPSPTGPLHLGGVRTALYDYLFAKNQGGEFVLRIEDTDTARYVEGAEEYIEEALEWCGIIPDESPKKGGKFAPYRQSERRDIYDRYTEQILKTDYAYIAFDTPEELDAIRAEFEAKGDVFSYDNKTRNRLRNSIALSEEEVQQLLDEKTPYVVRFKMPVDRILNLEDIIRGKSAVNTNTLDDKVLVKNDGMPTYHFANIIDDHEMEISHVIRGEEWLPSLGLHTLLYEAMGWEAPQFAHLSLILKPEGKGKLSKRDGDKFGFPVFPLDFKDPATGTVSKGYRENGYLPDAFINMVALLGWSPADDKEILSLDEMCKEFDLHKVHKAGARFSKEKSEWFNHQYIQMKSAEELLQILKNTDLNLSGISDKKLIKIIGLMKERATFPKDIYENGKFFFEAPVSYDEKASKKAWNEETSAILGELAENLNTTEFTSETLKQAVHDFAENKGLGMGKVMMPLRLSLVGELKGPDVPDIMELLGKEETISRINNAINNFK
- a CDS encoding glycosyltransferase family 2 protein; translated protein: MNTPPLVSLIIITMNHEKFIKQACVSAISQTYPNYEIIFLDNASRDRTFENAEKVLSKFGQHYEMIRNTENFGVAKNINIAVSHASGEYISLLSGDDWYTEDSLSEKVSYIQKNPIDFILSDGYKYYQAEDKTTDAYTPKEKKHIIDSLDNFFHENVSENKTANVGTFVKRDLLVQYPFDESINTEDWDMNLRLTSKGFKIGFIDKKLFYYRILSTSLSRNWKLMKDSYEKVTYKYIDYIKADKELYKKYRLKLIHFKYEILLSETTSESEKQYLRKEWKKEKYRVKYKNPILFFKLLMLK